A region of Moorena producens PAL-8-15-08-1 DNA encodes the following proteins:
- a CDS encoding sulfotransferase domain-containing protein — MNSSRVKQHSYLIIGGTTKAATTSLFYYLADHPQVCTSNLKEIRFFLDKDYPEASNYSYEDGLEKYDDIFRSAQCYHCEKIRMEATPDYLYSSGTPHKIKLSLPNVKLIFILREPVSRLISWYKFAKQKEYLPQDISFDNYVDKQLINDNFDHENTYTYMRSLEQGRYSVYLKPYFELFGSDRIYVNFYEELSRNPKSVLEKICGFAEIDPTFYGDYLFKVYNPSKAVKNWWFHRNYEQFLKSMRQYTQDKPIHKVLRKIRRALDPIYLRLNVQPQEKVSISPAIKNALTKYYKQEVTALEELLGRSVPWESWN, encoded by the coding sequence ATGAATAGTTCAAGGGTTAAACAGCACTCTTACTTGATTATTGGAGGCACGACAAAAGCGGCAACAACATCACTGTTTTATTATCTAGCTGATCATCCTCAAGTTTGTACCTCCAACCTCAAAGAAATTCGCTTCTTTTTGGATAAAGATTATCCAGAAGCTTCCAACTATAGCTATGAAGATGGGTTAGAAAAATATGATGATATTTTTCGTTCTGCTCAGTGCTACCATTGCGAAAAAATTCGGATGGAGGCAACACCAGACTATCTTTACTCATCAGGGACACCTCATAAAATAAAACTATCTCTACCAAATGTGAAACTTATATTTATCCTACGGGAACCTGTGTCTCGCTTAATTTCTTGGTATAAGTTTGCTAAACAGAAAGAGTATCTTCCTCAAGATATCAGCTTTGATAACTATGTTGACAAGCAATTAATTAATGATAATTTTGATCACGAAAATACCTATACCTATATGCGTTCCCTTGAGCAAGGGCGTTATTCTGTCTACTTAAAGCCTTACTTTGAGTTATTCGGATCCGATAGAATTTATGTTAATTTTTATGAAGAACTATCCCGTAATCCCAAATCTGTGCTTGAAAAAATCTGTGGATTTGCAGAAATTGATCCAACCTTCTATGGGGATTATCTATTTAAAGTGTATAATCCCAGCAAGGCAGTAAAAAATTGGTGGTTTCACCGGAATTATGAGCAGTTTTTAAAGTCGATGCGTCAATATACCCAAGACAAACCCATTCACAAAGTTTTGAGGAAAATTCGACGAGCTCTGGATCCGATATATTTACGCCTTAATGTGCAGCCTCAGGAAAAGGTGTCAATTTCACCAGCTATCAAAAATGCTCTTACTAAGTATTATAAACAGGAAGTTACAGCATTGGAAGAACTACTTGGTCGCTCAGTTCCATGGGAGTCATGGAATTAA
- the rd gene encoding rubredoxin → MMKYVCTTCGYVYDPEVGDPDSGIAPGTPFEDIPDDWVCPVCGVGKEDFEPED, encoded by the coding sequence ATTATGAAATATGTTTGTACCACTTGCGGCTATGTCTATGACCCAGAGGTAGGGGATCCAGATAGCGGCATTGCGCCGGGAACACCCTTTGAAGATATTCCAGATGACTGGGTATGTCCGGTTTGTGGAGTCGGCAAAGAAGATTTTGAACCGGAAGATTGA
- a CDS encoding DNA phosphorothioation system restriction enzyme, with the protein MRNNKFPFVLSGNWGSLAGGYYQPSRNIKVAESGGAYQLPLPFDTDSPKGCPRIPADIQLRQYQRQAVANWFAHRGRGTLKMATGSGKTITALAIATELYQKIGLQVLLVVCPYRHLVTQWARECEHFNLEPILAFESVYSWQSKLSAQLYNLQVGKQSFITLITTNSTLIKDGFQSQLKYFPDKTLIVGDEAHNLGTTRIEKSLPRNIGLRLALSATPERYFDEAGTEALFDYFGSVLQPELTLADAIRQGALVRYLYYPVFVELTEAENIAYAKLTQRIGWALGEADDIENDTTLTSLLMQRARLVGAAANKLRALQRLMVKRLNTYHTLFYCGDGSVDGQVSNESNRQLAAVTQLLGSQLGYRVNTYTAQTPLAEREELRHQFERGELQGLVAIRCLDEGVDIPSIETAVILASSSNPRQFIQRRGRVLRPHPGKERATLFDMIVLPPDLGRETWEVERSLLKKELKRFLEFAELADNAGEARVKLLEIQQRYGVSDC; encoded by the coding sequence ATGAGGAACAATAAATTCCCATTCGTGCTATCAGGAAACTGGGGAAGTTTAGCAGGAGGATACTATCAGCCCTCCCGTAATATCAAAGTAGCTGAATCGGGAGGAGCTTACCAATTACCGCTACCCTTTGACACTGACTCGCCAAAGGGATGTCCTAGGATACCAGCGGATATTCAGTTGCGGCAGTATCAGCGGCAAGCGGTGGCCAATTGGTTTGCCCATCGGGGACGAGGAACCCTGAAAATGGCAACGGGTAGTGGTAAAACGATTACTGCTTTAGCGATCGCAACGGAACTGTATCAAAAAATCGGCTTACAGGTGTTGCTGGTGGTTTGCCCTTACCGCCACTTGGTCACCCAGTGGGCAAGAGAATGCGAACACTTTAATCTAGAACCGATCTTAGCCTTCGAGAGTGTCTACAGCTGGCAAAGTAAACTGTCTGCCCAGCTATACAACCTCCAGGTTGGGAAACAATCCTTTATTACCTTAATAACTACCAATTCTACCCTGATTAAGGATGGTTTCCAGTCTCAGCTGAAGTATTTTCCTGATAAAACCCTGATAGTGGGAGATGAAGCCCATAATTTGGGGACTACCCGCATCGAAAAGAGTTTACCCCGTAACATTGGACTGCGCCTTGCTCTGTCAGCTACACCGGAACGGTATTTTGATGAAGCTGGCACAGAAGCGTTGTTTGACTATTTTGGTTCAGTATTACAACCAGAACTGACCTTAGCCGATGCGATTCGCCAAGGAGCGCTAGTGCGTTACCTCTACTATCCGGTGTTCGTGGAATTAACAGAGGCGGAAAATATTGCCTATGCTAAGTTAACTCAACGGATTGGTTGGGCATTAGGGGAAGCAGACGATATAGAAAATGACACTACGTTAACATCGTTATTGATGCAACGAGCTCGCTTAGTTGGGGCGGCTGCAAACAAGTTAAGGGCCTTGCAGCGGTTAATGGTTAAGCGTCTGAACACCTACCATACCTTGTTTTATTGTGGGGATGGTTCGGTAGATGGGCAAGTGAGTAATGAAAGCAACCGTCAGTTAGCAGCAGTAACCCAGTTACTAGGTTCTCAACTGGGGTATCGGGTCAACACGTACACTGCTCAGACACCGTTGGCAGAACGGGAGGAATTACGTCATCAATTTGAGCGGGGGGAGTTGCAGGGGTTAGTCGCAATTCGATGTTTAGATGAAGGGGTGGATATTCCATCTATTGAAACGGCGGTAATTCTGGCAAGTAGTAGCAATCCCCGGCAATTTATTCAGCGGCGGGGGCGAGTGTTGCGACCGCACCCAGGTAAGGAACGGGCAACGTTATTTGACATGATTGTTTTGCCCCCAGATTTGGGACGAGAAACTTGGGAAGTGGAACGGAGTTTGTTGAAAAAGGAATTGAAGCGATTTTTGGAGTTTGCTGAGTTGGCCGATAATGCTGGGGAGGCCAGGGTAAAATTGCTGGAAATTCAGCAGCGCTATGGAGTGTCAGATTGCTAA
- a CDS encoding DUF5357 family protein: MKFFTSFFEFVIGLAVVDWVVKVLKPPKAFSWQAIMWLTVFSYVMAGLATGFVQRLIASCGGIFFILFVYWVTAAAAKLRIAKKSLPLGAWITGALTSIYLFGISWNVGEYQLRIDGISTYLLGIDSGELSSLTFISWPLISAIIAALPYILAVEFKVKKPSPAERQYLVILFGSQLLISCWIQFYFVIQNWLVQYPSLLSDDFIHSSFVWKLPSAQVTVLSRGVSILEGMEVQLKEELNEKSWSEVEKSLLKVNHKKLLKGIEYQAKQNSPVAEDPLWKVTYKFSSRQSGSDYNLDLQANWNGPRSNPDTKPDSYSFTKSCRIKQVDGLSGLGSQPIGNVQCQPSRAGEIEVFADQGKR; encoded by the coding sequence GTGAAATTTTTCACATCCTTCTTCGAATTTGTCATTGGCTTAGCAGTGGTAGACTGGGTGGTAAAGGTACTGAAACCTCCCAAGGCATTTTCCTGGCAGGCTATAATGTGGCTAACTGTGTTTTCCTATGTAATGGCAGGGTTAGCCACTGGATTTGTACAACGGCTGATAGCAAGCTGTGGTGGTATTTTCTTTATTTTATTTGTCTACTGGGTAACAGCAGCGGCGGCTAAGCTAAGAATTGCCAAGAAGAGCTTGCCCCTAGGTGCCTGGATTACTGGCGCATTAACTAGTATTTATCTATTCGGAATCAGTTGGAACGTTGGAGAATACCAGCTCAGAATTGATGGTATCAGTACCTATTTATTAGGCATCGACTCAGGGGAATTATCATCCTTGACGTTCATTAGTTGGCCATTGATATCAGCAATAATTGCGGCTTTACCCTATATTTTAGCAGTAGAATTTAAGGTAAAAAAACCGTCCCCAGCAGAACGTCAATATCTAGTTATATTATTCGGTAGCCAACTCCTGATTAGCTGCTGGATACAGTTTTATTTCGTGATTCAAAATTGGCTAGTGCAATATCCTAGCTTACTGAGTGATGATTTTATCCATAGTTCCTTTGTGTGGAAATTGCCCTCTGCCCAAGTCACTGTCCTATCTAGAGGTGTATCGATCTTAGAGGGGATGGAAGTTCAATTGAAAGAAGAGTTGAATGAAAAATCTTGGTCAGAGGTTGAGAAATCCCTGCTTAAAGTAAATCACAAAAAATTGCTGAAGGGGATTGAATATCAAGCTAAGCAAAACTCACCGGTTGCTGAAGATCCTCTATGGAAAGTGACCTATAAATTTTCATCCAGGCAGTCTGGGTCTGACTATAACTTAGACTTGCAGGCCAATTGGAACGGCCCCCGTTCAAATCCTGACACCAAACCTGACTCTTATTCCTTCACCAAGTCTTGTCGCATTAAGCAGGTGGATGGGCTATCCGGGTTAGGTTCTCAACCAATTGGTAATGTGCAATGCCAACCCTCTAGGGCAGGGGAAATTGAGGTGTTTGCTGACCAAGGAAAACGGTAA
- the fraC gene encoding filament integrity protein FraC has protein sequence MAPVWPLQTVVFQILFLLVVIAVEGVVLQRGLKLNRKTSMQQAASINLLSTIVGWWCFFALHDQLPAAFQGQMISYIFFDHFSEDKPDNFYALIAISVIAIFFISFIIKLAGLRLLKIFLELAEDQATASKSASDEEKSLSFRRSGQRGSGGENRAMVVLIANSCSYSAILLLLFLRFLYVNPISG, from the coding sequence ATGGCACCTGTATGGCCCCTACAGACGGTCGTGTTTCAAATTCTCTTCCTGCTGGTGGTAATTGCGGTGGAAGGGGTAGTCTTACAACGAGGGCTAAAACTCAACCGCAAAACCAGCATGCAGCAAGCAGCATCGATTAATCTACTTTCCACCATTGTAGGTTGGTGGTGTTTTTTTGCCCTTCACGACCAACTCCCTGCGGCATTTCAAGGCCAGATGATTAGTTATATCTTTTTCGATCACTTTTCAGAGGATAAGCCAGACAATTTTTATGCTCTTATCGCTATCAGTGTGATCGCAATTTTCTTTATTTCCTTTATTATTAAGCTGGCAGGGCTGAGGTTACTCAAAATCTTTTTAGAACTAGCTGAAGATCAGGCAACTGCTTCCAAATCGGCTTCTGATGAGGAAAAATCATTATCCTTTAGGCGCTCTGGTCAGAGAGGATCGGGTGGGGAAAATCGAGCTATGGTCGTCCTCATTGCTAATTCCTGTAGCTATAGCGCTATCTTACTGCTTTTGTTTCTGCGTTTCCTTTATGTCAACCCCATTAGTGGATAA
- a CDS encoding RNA-guided endonuclease InsQ/TnpB family protein: protein MHKAIKTKLKLNNQQKTLMAKHAGYSRWVYNWGLALWQQAYSEGLKPSASKLRKLFTNHVKPQYPWMNELSSKVYQYAFIALGVAYKRFFKGLGGYPKFKKKGRNDSFTIDNSGKSINLSGIRHKLPKLGWVRTYEPLPEITTKKITISRQADGWYVSCHYEHEPLATPKLKDVVGVDLGIKELAVLSTGIVFPGSKPYGQAQKQLVRCQRDLSRKIKGSNNWYKAVNRLGKKHQKVANIRKNTLNQLTTYLAKNHGTVVIEDLNVSGMMANHRLAASMADQGFYEFKRQLEYKCQWYGSQLVMVDRFYPSSQLCSSCGHRQKMPLKIRTYNCPECGLSLDRDLNAAINLRNAVGSTVSACGRSAADSSGRSRK, encoded by the coding sequence ATGCACAAAGCTATCAAGACCAAACTAAAACTGAATAATCAGCAAAAAACTTTGATGGCTAAACACGCTGGCTATTCTCGGTGGGTTTATAACTGGGGACTGGCTTTATGGCAGCAAGCTTACTCAGAAGGTCTAAAACCATCAGCAAGTAAGCTGAGGAAGCTTTTTACCAACCATGTCAAACCCCAGTACCCTTGGATGAATGAACTATCCTCTAAAGTCTATCAATATGCTTTTATTGCCCTAGGCGTTGCCTATAAACGTTTCTTCAAGGGGCTAGGAGGATATCCAAAATTCAAAAAGAAAGGGAGAAATGACAGTTTTACGATTGACAACTCTGGTAAGTCGATTAATTTATCAGGCATAAGACATAAGTTACCCAAGTTAGGTTGGGTGAGAACTTATGAGCCATTACCAGAGATAACGACCAAGAAAATAACTATTTCTAGGCAAGCTGACGGTTGGTATGTGAGTTGTCATTATGAACACGAACCATTAGCGACCCCCAAATTAAAAGATGTGGTAGGGGTAGATTTAGGAATCAAGGAATTAGCTGTACTCAGTACTGGCATTGTGTTCCCAGGTTCTAAGCCCTATGGTCAAGCCCAGAAGCAACTAGTCAGATGCCAGCGTGACCTATCGAGAAAAATTAAAGGTTCAAACAATTGGTACAAGGCAGTCAATCGACTAGGTAAGAAACATCAAAAAGTAGCTAATATCCGCAAAAATACATTAAACCAACTCACTACTTATTTAGCTAAGAACCACGGCACGGTAGTGATTGAAGACTTAAATGTATCTGGAATGATGGCTAATCATAGGCTAGCTGCCTCTATGGCTGACCAAGGGTTTTACGAGTTCAAGAGACAGCTTGAATACAAATGTCAATGGTATGGCTCACAGTTAGTCATGGTTGACAGATTTTACCCATCATCTCAACTGTGTTCAAGCTGTGGGCATCGTCAAAAGATGCCACTGAAAATCAGGACTTATAACTGTCCTGAGTGCGGGTTAAGTCTCGACAGAGATTTAAACGCAGCAATTAATTTGAGAAACGCCGTAGGCTCTACGGTGTCTGCCTGTGGACGGAGTGCTGCCGACAGTTCCGGAAGAAGCAGGAAGTAA
- a CDS encoding GUN4 domain-containing protein codes for MTRHHYEPELKLHSEKGLDYTKLRDVLAAGKWKEADLETARVLLEAAGREAEKWLDVESLKTFPCADLLTIDQLWVRYSQGHFGLSVQQSIYQEAGGDCVRLGERIGWRVRGEWIAYSKIKWNLDAQMGHLPVCMAFIWSNHRSVSGIVWLSRVGCEAWYTSLMQRLLECSI; via the coding sequence ATGACACGACATCACTATGAACCTGAACTCAAACTGCATTCTGAAAAAGGATTAGACTACACTAAACTGCGAGATGTACTAGCAGCAGGCAAGTGGAAAGAAGCCGACCTAGAGACAGCCAGGGTACTATTGGAAGCAGCAGGTCGAGAAGCTGAAAAATGGCTAGATGTAGAGTCCCTCAAAACATTTCCCTGTGCTGACCTGCTGACCATTGACCAGCTTTGGGTAAGATACAGCCAAGGACACTTTGGGCTTAGTGTTCAGCAGTCCATTTATCAAGAGGCCGGAGGAGACTGCGTTAGGCTAGGTGAACGCATCGGTTGGAGAGTCAGGGGAGAGTGGATAGCCTATAGTAAAATCAAATGGAATCTAGATGCCCAGATGGGACACCTACCCGTCTGTATGGCATTCATCTGGAGTAATCATCGGTCTGTATCCGGTATCGTGTGGTTATCTCGGGTAGGGTGTGAGGCGTGGTATACTTCATTGATGCAAAGACTTTTAGAGTGTAGCATATAA